The genomic DNA NNNNNNNNNNNNNNNNNNNNNNNNNNNNNNNNNNNNNNNNNNNNNNNNNNNNNNNNNNNNNNNNNNNNNNNNNNNNNNNNNNNNNNNNNNNNNNNNNNNNNNNNNNNNNNNNNNNNNNNNNNNNNNNNNNNNNNNNNNNNNNNNNNNNNNNNNNNNNNNNNNNNNNNNNNNNNNNNNNNNNNNNNNNNNNNNNNNNNNNNNNNNNNNNNNNNNNNNNNNNNNNNNNNNNNNNNNNNNNNNNNNNNNNNNNNNNNNNNNNNNNNNNNNNNNNNNNNNNNNNNNNNNNNNNNNNNNNNNNNNNNNNNNNNNNNNNNNNNNNNNNNNNNNNNNNNNNNNNNNNNNNNNNNNNNNNNNNNNNNNNNNNNNNNNNNNNNNNNNNNNNNNNNNNNNNNNNNNNNNNNNNNNNNNNNNNNNNNNNNNNNNNNNNNNNNNNNNNNNNNNNNNNNNNNNNNNNNNNNNNNNNNNNNNNNNNNNNNNNNNNNNNNNNNNNNNNNNNNNNNNNNNNNNNNNNNNNNNNNNNNNNNNNNNNNNNNNNNNNNNNNNNNNNNNNNNNNNNNNNNNNNNNNNNNNNNNNNNNNNNNNNNNNNNNNNNNNNNNNNNNNNNNNNNNNNNNNNNNNNNNNNNNNNNNNNNNNNNNNNNNNNNNNNNNNNNNNNNNNNNNNNNNNNNNNNNNNNNNNNNNNNNNNNNNNNNNNNNNNNNNNNNNNNNNNNNNNNNNNNNNNNNNNNNNNNNNNNNNNNNNNNNNNNNNNNNNNNNNNNNNNNNNNNNNNNNNNNNNNNNNNNNNNNNNNNNNNNNNNNNNNNNNNNNNNNNNNNNNNNNNNNNNNNNNNNNNNNNNNNNNNNNNNNNNNNNNNNNNNNNNNNNNNNNNNNNNNNNNNNNNNNNNNNNNNNNNNNNNNNNNNNNNNNNNNNNNNNNNNNNNNNNNNNNNNNNNNNNNNNNNNNNNNNNNNNNNNNNNNNNNNNNNNNNNNNNNNNNNNNNNNNNNNNNNNNNNNNNNNNNNNNNNNNNNNNNNNNNNNNNNNNNNNNNNNNNNNNNNNNNNNNNNNNNNNNNNNNNNNNNNNNNNNNNNNNNNNNNNNNNNNNNNNNNNNNNNNNNNNNNNNNNNNNNNNNNNNNNNNNNNNNNNNNNNNNNNNNNNNNNNNNNNNNNNNNNNNNNNNNNNNNNNNNNNNNNNNNNNNNNNNNNNNNNNNNNNNNNNNNNNNNNNNNNNNNNNNNNNNNNNNNNNNNNNNNNNNNNNNNNNNNNNNNNNNNNNNNNNNNNNNNNNNNNNNNNNNNNNNNNNNNNNNNNNNNNNNNNNNNNNNNNNNNNNNNNNNNNNNNNNNNNNNNNNNNNNNNNNNNNNNNNNNNNNNNNNNNNNNNNNNNNNNNNNNNNNNNNNNNNNNNNNNNNNNNNNNNNNNNNNNNNNNNNNNNNNNNNNNNNNNNNNNNNNNNNNNNNNNNNNNNNNNNNNNNNNNNNNNNNNNNNNNNNNNNNNNNNNNNNNNNNNNNNNNNNNNNNNNNNNNNNNNNNNNNNNNNNNNNNNNNNNNNNNNNNNNNNNNNNNNNNNNNNNNNNNNNNNNNNNNNNNNNNNNNNNNNNNNNNNNNNNNNNNNNNNNNNNNNNNNNNNNNNNNNNNNNNNNNNNNNNNNNNNNNNNNNNNNNNNNNNNNNNNNNNNNNNNNNNNNNNNNNNNNNNNNNNNNNNNNNNNNNNNNNNNNNNNNNNNNNNNNNNNNNNNNNNNNNNNNNNNNNNNNNNNNNNNNNNNNNNNNNNNNNNNNNNNNNNNNNNNNNNNNNNNNNNNNNNNNNNNNNNNNNNNNNNNNNNNNNNNNNNNNNNNNNNNNNNNNNNNNNNNNNNNNNNNNNNNNNNNNNNNNNNNNNNNNNNNNNNNNNNNNNNNNNNNNNNNNNNNNNNNNNNNNNNNNNNNNNNNNNNNNNNNNNNNNNNNNNNNNNNNNNNNNNNNNNNNNNNNNNNNNNNGCAGTTTTTCGGTTTTTTTCTCTTTGCGGTCGTCACGTCCGGGAAGAATGACAGGTGTGACAGTCGACCACGTGCTGGCACCTTTTGGCGGAACATAGTGACCGACCATCCTGTCACTCGCTGGTAAAGCGGTAATCAGAGCTTCGACTTCTTTGTCTTGCTTCCTAATAAGTTCCATTCCGGAGAGTAAGCGTCTCATTGAGTGTACCTCCACATCTCGCCCTCCGGATGGAATGTAGACTAACGCTCTTCGGAAGGTCAAACACATTAAGCAGGGAGACCTGTTCGTGGTCAGTTGGTGTTCATGCGCCGTAATCCCGAGAGGTCGGGCAGGCGGTATCATCTCCGGTCACGATTACTGGGCTGTCGATCCCGGGGTTATGGAAGCTGTCAACGAAGCGTTTGCTGAATCAACATTCGAAGTCGCCAGCAACACCCGCATCTGGTGGTCCACCGTTCCACAAGCCGCTTCCGGCTCAACACCTTGAGTACTGGCTGAACTTGATTCGATTGAGGGCAAAGCGATGGTTTATGCCACCGGAAAATTCCTGTATCTCCATCTCCCCAGAACAGGCGGGTCTGCAATTCATAAAGCGATTCAGCAATCGACCTTGGGGGCTGAACTCGTGTTCGTCACCGGTGCTCTTGGTCCACTTCGAAAACATTCCCGCACGCTGTTTTGGGAAAAACGCATCTTGAACGACTATTAAAAGCCAGGGCAGGCAGCATTTCAGCCACAATGCGTCACAAGCTTTAAGAAGTGGTTGCCCCAGAAAAGAGTAAATGCCTGCCTATCAATTACTTGTGACAGGCAGGCATGATGTAGAGCGGAGAGAGGGGGATTCTCCGGTGGCACAATTCAGTGCTACGTCGATTTACTGTAAGTCTCTAATTTTCATCGACTTACAGTGCAATGCGTTTCATGGTGCAGCTTGAAGAATGCGATTGTTAGTGTATTGCAACGCCACAAAAACGCCACAAAAACCTTTGTGATCGACTCGAATCCTACGAAGAGTGTTTATGTATTTTTCATCGGTTTGAGAGAAGTCGATGTCATCTCCGCAGCAAGTAAGTTGATGAGCTGTTCAGACTCGATCTGAAGACCTCGCAGCCAGCGGGTGAACTGGTGGAGCATCAGTCCGGCGGCGAGGTTGGCGGTGTAGATGGTGGATTGGGTGGTGCAGGTGCCAGTTTGGGCTTCGGATTGGGGGAACAGGGTGGAGGAGTAGTGTGCTTGGGATTCTGGAAATGCTGACGTGGCGGTAAGAACTCGGATCGTCTCACCGAGCATTCTGCCATCGCACCAGAATTGGCAACGGTGTTTGACTGATTTCCAAATAGCGGCGCGGCTGCCAATCGAGTCGACGCAGCAGAAGACGGCATTTCCCACATGATAGTGTGGACGATAGCGGTCCTGGATTGTGGAGGTGAGAATGTCAGGGTCGATGCGCTGAATTTGCTCGGCAGTGGCTTTGATTTTTGTCCTCCCGAGATCGTCCTGAAAGTAGCCTTGTGTCGTGATGTTCGTTGCTTCGACAGTATCGAAGTCGATGAGTTGGATTTGACGAACTCCGATGGAGGCGAGTTGGATGGCGACTTGACGACCAATCGCACCGACGCCAATCACGGTCACCTTGAGATCATCGAGTTTATTGCGTGGCGCAAGATCGCGTTGCCGAGTGAATCTATCTGTCGCGGTCATATGTACTCCTGATTGGATTGATGTTGGAATTCGTCAATGCCAGTCGCTTGTGGATCGAAGTCTTCAGCAGGGTCCACGAGCATCTCTGGGCTTTCCCAGTTCTCGATGAGCCAGTCGTCCCATTCGATTTCAGCTGAAGAAAGGAGAGCTGAACGGTCAGTCACGCAGGTGTGATACTCATCCGCCCATGTCTCATGATCAGAACTCAAGAACGGCTGCGCATAATCGACATCGACCTGCATCCGCAGCGAGGCTGGTCCACCGTGTCGCCAGTAGAGTTCGGCGTATGTCTTTCTGCTTTGAGCAATAATGAACATCACTGCCCAATCGCAATGACCGAACACTCGCTCAAATGTCTCCACATCAACACTGCTCGGTCGCGGGGAATCACCGGGGTGTGTATGAATCCAGATCCGCGCAAACTGTTCAGGACGACGATTGAGGTCGATCTGGTCATCGAAATAGTCTGCGACCGCCCTGTCCGCGAACTCTACGGTCACCTCCGTACACTGCTGTTCAATTAATACCAGGTCCTTTACAAACAAAAGGTCTTCTGACGAAGCAATGCCGAATCCACCCACTTCGGTGGGACCAGCGTCACGCAGAAATAACAGCTTCGCCCACGCGTACGGGCTGAACCGCAACCTGGGACGTTTCGATTTCTCGTGACGTTTCCGTCGCGGTCTCCTGAGGTGTCGGCGCGTCATGGGGTGAGTCTTTCTGTTCGGCATCGTCTTGTTCCTGTTGTAGGTTGTGGCAGCTCTCACAAAGTCCGTTTTCAAGGCATTGATCGCAGGTCGATTGTTCGCACTGTTCGCAGACTTCCAGACAACTTCGACAGAAGCCATGATCACAGTCCTTGCAAACGTCGCTGCATTCGCAGCACAACGAAACGTCACACTCATTGCACGATCGTGTGCAGTAATCGCACGTGCGACGATGACAGTTTTCGCAGCAGTAACTGTCACCGGAATCAACCATCTCTCCGCAATCGCCGCAGGTCACTCCATTCCAGTCTTCGAGTGAGACGTACGCCGAAGACGCATTGTAGGTCTGGAGGATTTGGCGAACTGTCAGAAAGAAGTCACACAGTCGACCTGCTGCGAGGGCGTTGTTGATGGCATGGAGACCGTCACCAACACACAGATTCTCACCCTGAATGTGGGGATGGGGGACGTTGTCATCGCTGCTCGCCGTGTTGCTTTCAATTGCCATGACTCGATAGGGCTGAGATTCCCTAATGCGAGTGATGGACAATCGAATCTCGAACTGACCGAGGTCAACCCCTTCGAGAACCACTCGATCAGTAAAGACCACAACCTCTTTCAGTGCACGGTCGATATCGACCTCGATGAACTCATCAGCGAGAGATTGCAACTCCTCATACAAGAATCGAAGTGACGGCTTCGGGGTGATTTTTGGTCTTTGTCCGAGTTGCGCTTCAATCGAGTTCAATTCAAGAAGGAGTATTCGTAGTTGCTCAAGATAGAGCTGACTCGTCCGTTGGTTCGCAGCAGTATAATTTCGTACTGCAGAGATTTTAATCTGACGTTCAAGTCTTTGGAGTCTCTCCCAATGGTGTAGAGGTAACGGTGTTATTGGTGTTGGAGGCACCTTCTGCGTGTCATATGCATGCTTCAATTCGATCGCTGCGTTCAGTAGTTCGCGATCTGAGTTCGACAAGATCATGTCAAGCCCTCCTGTGTTGGATATCTGAAACAGAAACGGGGACACCTGCGAGCATTGCGCAGATGTCCCCGTCGTTAAGAGTCATCGTTTGCGGTGCTGCGGACGTCGTCTTCGTCGTTGAGGTCGAACCGTTGGTGTGAGACGGATGTCACCACTATTAATCGCTGTGGCAATCAACACGCCTGCGACGATGAGGAACACCGCCCAGGAGTTCGCTGCTCCGCCGATGATCGTCGCAACAATCAGAACTCCGATGAAATACAAACTGTTGAGGCGTTGTCTTGCGCCCATGATTCTCCTTTTGTTGTAGTGATGATCGGACGTTGGAACGCCCCTTCGATTTTGGTCGGTGTGATGGAGACGCGATCTCCGTCCTGCAGGGCATAGTCCGCTGTCGTCGGTTGCCGGTTGACGCGAATCAGGTAGTCCTGCGGCTTTCCATGTGGAACACGGTCTTGAAATAATTGCGTGATGGATGTTTCATCTTTGACTTCAATCTGATCAGCGAAGCCGGCTCCATCGTTATTGATAAACAAAATCTTCATAAGTCTGTTCTTTCGGTTGGGTCGTCAAAAATGGGAAACATTGGTGATGGTTAATAATCGTCTGGCAGCAACACTGTTGTCGCTGAGCGATCTGCTTCAGTGATGATCCAGAACTTTGTTCCGCTCGATGAGTGATAGACAGAAAACAGTCTTGTCCCTTCACTCACGGCCCGGTCATTCGCAATGGCATCCTCGGGCTCGCAATCTCCCCAGTCACTGCTGAGATGACGTTGCAACGCCCGTTGAATCTCGGCTCTCGAAACTTCTTCGAGCACTTGGGGTGTGCAGAGGGTTTGTCCAGAGGCAAATTTGTTTGTTGTGAGGCGTCTCGAATCAATTATGGTTTCAGCCTCCTTTCATTGGAGTTCTTCGACATCGATATTTCCTTCGAACCGGATGTCACTGGACAGCCTATACGAGTCGACAGTTGGCTTTTCGCGGTTGGTTAATGACTGCGACATTCCGATGCAGTTCAATCTCGTCCCAATCGACGATACTCGGGGGGAGAAAATCTGGTTCCGGGTCGAAATTTACGTTGAGAGGATCAGCAATACTGAATCCTCGCTGCTGAACTTCACACAGGCATTCGCCAGTTGCAACGCACACAGCGTCATCAATCTCTTGTTGGGTCATTCGTTCAATTCCTGGGAAAAGGTAGAACGACCGCCCAACTCAGGACGGCCGTGAAGAAACACAACCGCCCCGCTACACGCGAGGCAGAAACTTTTACTTGGCCACTCAAAAACAGGGGCCTTTGTTGACTCGGGTGTCAACATTCAATCCAGGTCGTAACGCGTGGCACCAATAAGTTGTTGCTACTCTGCTGTTACGAGCCAGTTGTCGAGTAGCCACGCGACTTCAGCATCAAGTGCCTCGCTACGTGTTGAGAACGTTCCGAGGACGGGACCATCGACGGGGGAAAGATCGGCGGTCCACTGACCAGCGGGGGTTGGTTCCACATGACTGCCTCGGGTAATAGCGAGCTGACCCAGGCCATGCAGGTCGAGTGTTTCGTCGTAGAGACACCGCACGGAACCATCGTGTTGCACAACAATCTGCATGTTGACCTCCTTATCGAGGTCGACGCTGAATGTTGCGGCGGGGGCGGTCCACGAGCAGACCATCGAGTGAAGACTGCACGCCTGAGAGTTGCGTCACAATCTGTTGTCGCAGGGCACCACTGTCTCGCAGTTGTTGCGGCTCGACGCCACCGACAATTTGCTGGGCACGAACGACCAGTTCGTCAAGCTGTTCATTGGATCGGATATTCAACGTGCGAAATCGCTCGAAGAACTCCGTGAGGTTCGTGATGGCTGAATCACGAAAGACTTTGGGCTTGCCATTATGCTCACCGCTGAGCCGTTCGGTGACATGTTCGACAAGTTTCGTGATTTCATCCAGGAATGCCTGTTCAGCGAGTTGCACGGCTTCGTCAAACCGTGACTGCACCCGGCGACATTCCTGTTCGTAAAGTTCCGGGCTGAGTTGCCGCAGGTAG from Thalassoglobus polymorphus includes the following:
- a CDS encoding ThiF family adenylyltransferase, with product MTATDRFTRQRDLAPRNKLDDLKVTVIGVGAIGRQVAIQLASIGVRQIQLIDFDTVEATNITTQGYFQDDLGRTKIKATAEQIQRIDPDILTSTIQDRYRPHYHVGNAVFCCVDSIGSRAAIWKSVKHRCQFWCDGRMLGETIRVLTATSAFPESQAHYSSTLFPQSEAQTGTCTTQSTIYTANLAAGLMLHQFTRWLRGLQIESEQLINLLAAEMTSTSLKPMKNT
- a CDS encoding MPN domain-containing protein, translated to MTVTAAKTVIVARAITAHDRAMSVTFRCAANAATFARTVIMASVEVVWKSANSANNRPAINALKTDFVRAATTYNRNKTMPNRKTHPMTRRHLRRPRRKRHEKSKRPRLRFSPYAWAKLLFLRDAGPTEVGGFGIASSEDLLFVKDLVLIEQQCTEVTVEFADRAVADYFDDQIDLNRRPEQFARIWIHTHPGDSPRPSSVDVETFERVFGHCDWAVMFIIAQSRKTYAELYWRHGGPASLRMQVDVDYAQPFLSSDHETWADEYHTCVTDRSALLSSAEIEWDDWLIENWESPEMLVDPAEDFDPQATGIDEFQHQSNQEYI